ACATCGATCAGCAGAACGATCGTCGACATGGATCGCGATCTCGACCGGATGCTGCTGAGCACCATCGGTCTGGCGGAAGCCGGCGAAGCGGTGGTCGGCGTCAACCGGCAGAACCTTACCGACCTGCTCCGCATCCTGGTCCCGACCACAGATCTGACCAATGAGTACCACCAGGCACTGACCTGTGGCCTGTCCGGTCTCGACGTGCTCGCCCAGATACCGCCGTCGCCGCGCCCCGGTGTGGTCACCAGTACCGGACTGATGCCCGGGCAGGAGAGATACCGCTACCCGGCGAACCTGCCGAAGGTGGCCGCCCGGGGCGGCCCGCAGTGCACCCTGCTACCCGATGTGCCGTTCAACCCGCGCGTGCCATTCGTCGTGGCCGACGTCGGTGCCAATCCTGCGCAATACGGTAACCAGGGTCTGCTGTTGAACTCAGATGGGCTGAAGCAGTTGCTTTTCGGACCGCTTGACGGGCCCCCGCGGAACACCGCACAGATCGGCCAACCCGGATGAACAAGCAGTCAACTCCCTGGCTGAAGTTCGGGATCTTCGCCACCGCCACGCTGCTGCTGACCGCGGCCCTGTTCACCGTCTTCGGCGAGTATCGCGGCGGCTCCACGGTCAGCTATTCGGCGGTGTTCATCGATGCGTCGGGCCTTGAGCCCGGGGACTCGGTCAGGGCCGGCGGTCTCCGTGTCGGCACGGTAACCGAACTCGCCCTGCAAGCCGACGACACCGTCGTGGTGGCGTTCGATACGGACCGGCACGTCGTTCTCAGCTCCGACAGCAGGGCGGCGGTCCGCTATCTGAACCTGGTCGGCGACCGCTATCTCGAAGTCATCGATGTGCCCGGAGCGATCGCTGCCATGCCACCCGGGGCCCGGATTCCCGTCGAACGAACCACTCCGGCCTTGGACCTGGATCAGCTACTCGGCGGACTCCGACCGGTGATCAGGGGACTCAATCCAGCGGATGTCAACGCGCTGACCGCATCCCTGGTCCAGGTGTTCCAGGGCCAAGGCGGCACACTGGAATCCCTGCTGTCGAGCGGCGCCACGCTGACCAGCGACCTGGCGGACCGCAACCATACCGTCGAGCTCCTGATCGACAATCTCAACGAGGTCATGGCGAGTCTCGCGTCCGATGGGGAGGCCTTCGGAAATGCGATCGACCGGTTTCAGACCCTCGTGTCGGGTTTGGCCGAGGACCGCGATCCGATCGGTGCCGCGATCGACTCACTCAGCATGGGCACTACCGCGATCGGTGATCTGCTCAGCGGCGTCCGCCCACCATTGGCGGAGTCGGTGCACCAGCTGAGCCGACTGGCACCACTGCTGGATCACGACAAGGAGCAGCTCGACATCGCTCTCGGCCGGGCCCCGGGCAACTTCCGGAAACTTGTGCGCCTCGGTGCCTACGGAAGCTGGCTCAATTACTACATCTGCGAGCTGTCCTTCCGCGTCAGCGATCTGGAGGGACGAACGGTGGTGATCCCGTGGACCAAACAAGAAGGCGGAAGGTGTAGCGAACCCTGATGCTGAAATATCACGGATCCCACCTTGCCCGATCGGGAACCATCGGGCTGATCCTGATACTGCTGGTGATCGCAGTCGGGCTACAGCCGAAACACCTTTGGCAGTGGTCGACGGCGACCCGATATCACGCCGAGTTCGCCGAAGCCGGCGGGCTGGCAGTCGGCAACGCCGTGATGGTCTCGGGTATGACCGTGGGGTCTGTCACAGATCTTTCGTTGCGGGCCGGCACGGTGGTGGTCAGTTTCATCGTGGACGGGAACCACCGCGTGGGCGCGGACAGCACTGCCCATATCCGTACCAGAACACTGCTCGGCGAGCGGGTGCTGGCCGTCGAGTCGGCCGGAGACGCGAGACTGCATGCCAACGGTCTGATCCCGCTCGCGCGGACGTCATCGCCCTACGCATTGACCCAGGCAGTCGACGAGCTGACCAGCAACACCGCGGGTACCGACACAGCGGATCTCAATCAGGCGCTCGATACGCTCGCGGCGACCATCGATCAGATCGCTCCCCGGTTGGGTCCCGCGTTCGACGGGTTCACCCGGCTGTCACAGTCGCTGAACAGTCGCGACGAAGTCCTGCGTGACCTGCTGCGGAACACCCGTGACGTCACCGGTGTGCTCGCTGCGCGCAGCCAGCATCTCAACACATTGATCATCGATGCCAATTTGCTGGTCGACGTCCTCAACAACCGGCGCAATGAGGTCGTGGGTCTACTCACCGGAATATCCGTTGTCAGCAGGGAACTCTCGGGTTTGGTGGCGGATAACGAAGCCGCGTTGGCACCCGCCTTGGCGAAGCTCAACGCGGTCACCGCGATGCTGCAGAAGAATCGGGACAACATCGCACAGGCGTTGCCAGGCTTGGCCAGGTACCAGGTGACCCAGGGCGAAACGGTGTCCAGCGGCTTCTACTACAACGCGTTCATCCCGAACCTGGTGCCCGCGCAGGCGATACAGCCCTTTCTCGACTATGCGTTCGGATTCCGGCGCGGTGTAAATGCCGGTCAGCCCCCGGACAATGCCGGGCCACGTGCCGAGTTCCCGCTGCCGCGCAACGGAATCCCTGGAGGATCTTGATGACCCGGTACAGCCGAACCAAGGTGCTGGCAACCGTCCTCATCTCCACATTCGTGGTGGGGGTCGGCGTGTTGGCCCACGAGGTCTTTCTTCGCCCGATCCGGATTTCGGTCAATTTCGCCAGTGCCATCGGTATCTACCCGGGTGACGATGTCCGCGTCCTCGGAGTCAAGGTAGGTCGCATCGCGGCGATCGAACCGGCCGGGGCACACGTGAGGATGACTCTCGAGTTCGATCATGATGTGCCCATCCCGGTCGATGCCGAAGCGATCATCGTCACCCAGAGCCTCGTCGCCGCGCGCTACGTTCAACTCACCCCCGCCTACGGCACAACGGGGTCCACGATGCCCGACGGGGCAGAGATACCACTGCAGAGGACCGCGGTTCCGCTCGAGTGGGACGAGGTGAAGGCCCAGTTGATGCGGTTGGCAACCGATCTCGGCCCGGCGACCAGCGGTGAGGACACGCCCCTTGCCCGCTTCATCGACAGCACCGCAAATGCCATGCAGGGCAACGGCGCCAAGTTGCGCCACACCTTGGCAGAGCTGTCCGCTTTGGGGCGCGTTCTCGCCGACGGCGGCGGAGACATAGCCGAAATCATCAAAGGTCTACACACCTTCGTCGACGCTCTTCGGGACAGCAACGTACAGATCGTGGAGTTCCAGGACCGCTTCGCCGTGCTGACCGGCGTGCTCAATGACCATCGCTCCAGTCTGGGTGCGGCGCTGACCGACTTATCGGTGGCGGTCGGTGACATCGAGCGCTTCGTCGGTGGCGCCGGTGACGCCACAGCCGAACAACTGCAGCGATTGACCGAGGTGACCCAGATCCTCGTCGACCGCAAATCCGACGTCGAGAACATCTTGCACGTGACTCCGAATGCCATCGCCAACGGCTACAACGTCTATAACCCGAACTCCGGTGCCCAGGTGGGGGCGTTCGTGATGAACAACTTCAGTGACCCGGTGGCGTTCCTGTGCGGCTCGATTGCCGCGGTCGCCAATGTGACGTCGGCGGAGACGGCCAAGCTGTGCCAGCAGTACCTGGGCCCGGGTTTGCGGCAGGCGAATTTCAACTATCTGCCGTTCCCCTTCAACCCCTATCTGGGTAAGGCGCCGGACAATCTGATCTACACCGACCCGGCCCTGGCACCGGGCGGAGCGGGCCCCGTTCCGCCTGCCGCAGAACTACCGCTTCCGGTCTCCGCCCATACCGGGGCGATCGACAATCCCTTCCCGGCGCCCGGCCAAGCGCCCCCTGCACTCATCGGACCGGGCCCGACTGCACCGCATCACCTGCCCGCGCACCCCTCGCCGGCGCTGTACCCCGGCGCCCCGCTGCCGACACTTCCCACCGTCGTATCCAACCTGCCGGATCTGTTGCTCCCAGCCGAGGGGATTCGATGACAGGCACTGTGGCGATCATGGATCGAGGGCGTTGGCGCCGGCATATCGCAGTGGCACTGTGCATCCTGTTGACCGTCCCGGGATGTGGCTTCCAGGGCTTGACCTCACTTCCGTTGCCAGGCGCCGTCGGGCGGGGCGCCGATGCGCAGACCTTTCATGTGCAGTTCGCGAACATCGGCACCTTGGAATCCAATTCACCGGTCATGCTCGACGATGTCGTGGTCGGCAGCGTCGGAAAGATGACCTTCGCCGACTGGCACATCGACGTCGAACTGTCTGTCATCTCGGATGCGATCGTGCCGGCCAATGCGATGGCCGGGATCGGCCAGACCAGTCTGCTCGGCTCCATGCACGTCGCACTCGACCCGCCTCTGGGCCAGATACCGACCGGGCGGCTACTACCCGGGGTGACGATCCCGTTGGACAGCTCGGCGATCTCGCCCTCCACCGAGCAGACGCTGTCCTCGCTGTCTGCGGTGGTCAACGGTGGGGGACTGGGGCGGGTGGGCAACATCATCCACAGTTTCAACGCCGCACTCACCGGCAGGGAGAGCGATCTGCGCCAACTGCTCACGCGTCTGGACAGATTCGTACGAGTCCTGGACGACCAGCGGGCGGACATCATCGATTCAATGGATGCTCTGAATCGACTGTCTGGCACATTCGCCGAGCAGTCCGCGGTGATCACCAGCGCCGTGCAGGAGATCCCGCCTGCGTTGGACGTCCTGATCACCCAGCGTCCGAGGATCACCCATGCGCTCGATGCCCTGCGCACATTCAGCGACACATCGACGCGGCTGGTGAACGACAGCCAAGATGATCTGGTCAAGAATCTGGACAATCTAGCGCCCACCTTGCAGGCGCTTGCCGACGTCGGCGACGGATTGAACCGCGCGCTCGTTTTCGCGACCGCATTCCCGTACGGGCAGGATCTGATCGACCGTGGCTTGCGCGGTGACTACATGAATCTGTTCGAGATCCTGGACTTCACCGTTCCCCGACTCAAACGTTCAACGCTGCTCGGCACCCGCTGGGAAGAACCCGGCGCGGCACTTGTACCGGCGCCGGGCGAACCGTACTACCTGGACCATACCTACGCACCTCTGGTGGCCCCCGGCGTCCAGGCACCCGCGACGCCACCGACTCACCCCGAACAGCCCGCGATCTTCGCAGGTCCCTACGGGGCGGACAGTTCACCGGCGCCGGCTGCGCCGGCCACACCAGGAGGCCGATAATGCTCACCAGCCTCGTCCGAAAGCAACTGGTAATCTTCGTCATTGCCGCTGTCACGGGTATGACGGTGCTGGTCTTCAACTATCTGCAGGCGCCCACCTTGCTCGGCGTCGGGCGCGTCATCGT
This region of Mycolicibacterium diernhoferi genomic DNA includes:
- a CDS encoding MCE family protein, whose protein sequence is MNKQSTPWLKFGIFATATLLLTAALFTVFGEYRGGSTVSYSAVFIDASGLEPGDSVRAGGLRVGTVTELALQADDTVVVAFDTDRHVVLSSDSRAAVRYLNLVGDRYLEVIDVPGAIAAMPPGARIPVERTTPALDLDQLLGGLRPVIRGLNPADVNALTASLVQVFQGQGGTLESLLSSGATLTSDLADRNHTVELLIDNLNEVMASLASDGEAFGNAIDRFQTLVSGLAEDRDPIGAAIDSLSMGTTAIGDLLSGVRPPLAESVHQLSRLAPLLDHDKEQLDIALGRAPGNFRKLVRLGAYGSWLNYYICELSFRVSDLEGRTVVIPWTKQEGGRCSEP
- a CDS encoding MCE family protein produces the protein MLKYHGSHLARSGTIGLILILLVIAVGLQPKHLWQWSTATRYHAEFAEAGGLAVGNAVMVSGMTVGSVTDLSLRAGTVVVSFIVDGNHRVGADSTAHIRTRTLLGERVLAVESAGDARLHANGLIPLARTSSPYALTQAVDELTSNTAGTDTADLNQALDTLAATIDQIAPRLGPAFDGFTRLSQSLNSRDEVLRDLLRNTRDVTGVLAARSQHLNTLIIDANLLVDVLNNRRNEVVGLLTGISVVSRELSGLVADNEAALAPALAKLNAVTAMLQKNRDNIAQALPGLARYQVTQGETVSSGFYYNAFIPNLVPAQAIQPFLDYAFGFRRGVNAGQPPDNAGPRAEFPLPRNGIPGGS
- a CDS encoding MCE family protein; the encoded protein is MTRYSRTKVLATVLISTFVVGVGVLAHEVFLRPIRISVNFASAIGIYPGDDVRVLGVKVGRIAAIEPAGAHVRMTLEFDHDVPIPVDAEAIIVTQSLVAARYVQLTPAYGTTGSTMPDGAEIPLQRTAVPLEWDEVKAQLMRLATDLGPATSGEDTPLARFIDSTANAMQGNGAKLRHTLAELSALGRVLADGGGDIAEIIKGLHTFVDALRDSNVQIVEFQDRFAVLTGVLNDHRSSLGAALTDLSVAVGDIERFVGGAGDATAEQLQRLTEVTQILVDRKSDVENILHVTPNAIANGYNVYNPNSGAQVGAFVMNNFSDPVAFLCGSIAAVANVTSAETAKLCQQYLGPGLRQANFNYLPFPFNPYLGKAPDNLIYTDPALAPGGAGPVPPAAELPLPVSAHTGAIDNPFPAPGQAPPALIGPGPTAPHHLPAHPSPALYPGAPLPTLPTVVSNLPDLLLPAEGIR
- a CDS encoding MCE family protein, coding for MTGTVAIMDRGRWRRHIAVALCILLTVPGCGFQGLTSLPLPGAVGRGADAQTFHVQFANIGTLESNSPVMLDDVVVGSVGKMTFADWHIDVELSVISDAIVPANAMAGIGQTSLLGSMHVALDPPLGQIPTGRLLPGVTIPLDSSAISPSTEQTLSSLSAVVNGGGLGRVGNIIHSFNAALTGRESDLRQLLTRLDRFVRVLDDQRADIIDSMDALNRLSGTFAEQSAVITSAVQEIPPALDVLITQRPRITHALDALRTFSDTSTRLVNDSQDDLVKNLDNLAPTLQALADVGDGLNRALVFATAFPYGQDLIDRGLRGDYMNLFEILDFTVPRLKRSTLLGTRWEEPGAALVPAPGEPYYLDHTYAPLVAPGVQAPATPPTHPEQPAIFAGPYGADSSPAPAAPATPGGR